The Enterococcus sp. 7F3_DIV0205 genome has a window encoding:
- a CDS encoding DinB family protein gives MKSTQLSMDTLKRAEERFEDTLNQMQLDEANTMPAPLIKSVTWLIWHTARELDYQISELNNTKPLWLESGWNERFALDLPDDTEDWHHTPEQAAKVVVQDKKLLLDYLNASVEFTNTYLESLAEESLSDVVDKSWTPAVTRQARIVSAIDDAVMHSGQAVYTRRLVIGK, from the coding sequence ATGAAAAGCACACAACTATCCATGGATACTTTAAAACGAGCAGAAGAACGGTTTGAGGATACCCTTAATCAAATGCAGCTAGATGAGGCAAATACCATGCCAGCACCATTGATCAAATCAGTTACTTGGCTTATTTGGCATACGGCACGTGAACTTGATTATCAAATTTCAGAACTTAATAACACTAAACCATTATGGCTAGAATCAGGTTGGAATGAGCGATTTGCATTGGATTTACCTGATGATACAGAGGATTGGCATCATACGCCTGAACAAGCGGCTAAAGTCGTAGTACAGGATAAAAAATTATTGTTAGATTATTTAAACGCTAGCGTTGAATTTACGAATACGTATTTAGAAAGTCTTGCCGAAGAAAGTCTTAGTGACGTGGTCGACAAAAGTTGGACGCCAGCAGTTACACGTCAAGCGCGAATTGTTTCGGCAATTGATGATGCGGTGATGCATTCAGGGCAAGCTGTGTATACAAGAAGGTTGGTTATTGGGAAATAA
- a CDS encoding AraC family ligand binding domain-containing protein, which translates to MLYEYKKVSIEHFDCNVLFYGRELTPTDYAYSGKNTREYYVLHFILSGKGSFASAGNRMTHLQAGDVFILPRAVPCFYQADNKEPWEYSWIGFSGSSIRDILLQSQIMEKHYLKDVAASQFAKQFEELFQSLHTPLNLSNRLLVQSRIFQTFHYLIQEYPSKKDQVNTSSYEHFEQAIKLMKENLIEGYNVTDVGAALHLSRSYLYTIFKKFAEISPQQYLLNLRVDTAKELLKDTKYSLQSIAGLVGYKDQFTFSKAFKRLVGKSPQEFRIEK; encoded by the coding sequence ATGTTATATGAATATAAGAAAGTTAGTATTGAACATTTTGACTGTAATGTTTTGTTTTATGGACGAGAGTTAACGCCTACTGATTATGCATATTCCGGAAAGAATACACGAGAGTATTATGTTTTGCATTTTATTTTATCAGGGAAAGGTAGCTTTGCTAGTGCAGGCAATCGTATGACACATTTACAAGCTGGAGATGTGTTTATTTTACCTAGGGCAGTTCCTTGTTTTTACCAAGCGGACAACAAAGAACCCTGGGAATATAGTTGGATTGGTTTTTCCGGCAGTAGTATTCGAGATATCTTACTGCAGAGCCAAATCATGGAAAAGCATTACTTAAAAGATGTAGCAGCTAGTCAATTTGCTAAACAATTTGAAGAACTATTCCAAAGTCTTCATACTCCGTTAAATTTAAGTAATCGTTTATTAGTTCAAAGTAGAATTTTTCAAACGTTTCATTATTTAATTCAAGAGTATCCTTCAAAAAAAGATCAGGTCAATACTAGCTCGTATGAACATTTTGAGCAAGCCATAAAATTAATGAAAGAAAATCTAATAGAAGGTTATAATGTAACGGATGTTGGTGCAGCATTACATTTATCGCGTAGTTACTTATATACGATTTTTAAAAAATTTGCTGAGATCAGCCCGCAACAGTATTTATTAAATTTACGAGTAGATACAGCGAAGGAGCTTCTAAAAGATACCAAGTATTCTTTGCAAAGTATTGCTGGACTGGTTGGTTATAAAGATCAATTTACTTTTTCGAAAGCTTTTAAACGACTTGTTGGAAAATCACCGCAGGAATTCCGAATAGAAAAATAA
- a CDS encoding ABC transporter permease, whose translation MFKLYFTALRSLAVKETNRYLRIWVQTLVPPVITTSLYFVIFGNLIGGRIGQMEGFSYMEFIVPGLIMMSVITSSYANVSSSFFSQKFQKNIEELLVAPVPTHIIIWGFVIGGLGRSVLVGTLVTIISLFFVPLHVYSWSIVIITLLMTAILFSLAGLLNGIFAQSFDDVSIVPTFVLQPLTYLGGVFYAISMLPPIWQAISKINPIVYMISGFRYGFLGTIDVPIIFSMLILVLFISVLYAVCWYLIDRGRGLRS comes from the coding sequence ATGTTTAAGCTATATTTCACGGCCTTAAGAAGCCTTGCAGTAAAAGAAACCAATCGCTATCTGCGAATTTGGGTCCAAACTTTAGTACCACCCGTTATTACTACATCCTTGTATTTTGTTATCTTCGGAAACTTGATTGGCGGACGAATTGGGCAAATGGAAGGATTCTCCTATATGGAATTTATCGTTCCCGGGCTCATCATGATGTCAGTGATTACAAGTTCTTATGCGAACGTCTCTTCTTCATTTTTCTCACAAAAGTTCCAGAAAAATATTGAAGAATTACTTGTTGCCCCAGTTCCAACGCATATCATTATCTGGGGATTTGTCATTGGAGGACTTGGCAGAAGTGTTCTAGTCGGCACATTAGTCACTATTATTTCTTTATTTTTTGTACCGCTTCACGTTTATTCTTGGTCAATTGTGATCATTACACTTCTTATGACTGCTATTTTATTTTCATTGGCAGGTTTGTTAAATGGGATTTTTGCCCAATCATTTGATGATGTATCGATTGTGCCAACTTTTGTTTTACAACCCTTAACGTATCTTGGTGGGGTATTTTATGCGATATCAATGTTGCCGCCGATCTGGCAAGCCATTTCAAAAATCAATCCGATCGTTTATATGATTTCAGGATTTAGATACGGCTTTCTTGGTACGATCGATGTACCGATCATTTTTTCTATGCTCATTTTAGTACTTTTTATCTCAGTACTTTATGCTGTTTGCTGGTATTTGATTGATCGCGGTCGTGGGTTAAGAAGTTAA
- a CDS encoding alpha-galactosidase gives MTNLIFFDAEQQVFHLKNQQISYLLAVEDFGLVSHLYFGKQVDSYHGQRKYPRVDRGFSGNLAGVEDRRYSQDTLLREYSMAGEGDYRIPAAKIMQADGSYALNFKFTGFEMFPGKPKLVGLPSAYVEDDIEAETLVITSIDEISKLELATFYTIYRDRPVIARSTQVRNLSTQNSKIHKLASMQVDFPDEAFSVISLPGAHNQERQVQKEAIGYGIKKFSSRRGSTSHQMNNFIALEKGTADEFQGEVFGFNLVYSGNHAFEIEKDQIGQIRLVAGINEEDFSWELLSGETFQSPEVLMVYSDQGLNKMSQTYHDLLTNRVARGNYRNKERDILINNWEATYFDFTEEKLRPLVDTAAEVGIEMFVLDDGWFGERDSDTNSLGDWFADKRKFPNGLNHFADYVHQKGLKFGLWMEPEMISIDSNLYREHPDFLMSYPERIPAPSRSQHLLDLGRKEVRENILTQLSAIFDEGYVDYVKWDMNRSLSEVFSRQLTSDNQGETLHRYILGLYELLETLITKYPAILWEGCSGGGGRFDSGILHYMPQSWTSDDTDAVERLKIQYGTSLVYPPSSFTSHVSAIPNHQTGRNISLNTRGNTAMSSVFGYELDLTTFTAEEKQAVAKQVALYKDIRKVVQFGKFTRLKNPFISNECAWQFISQEQTEVLVFAFKILTQGQEPFSLLKLTDLDPTKHYKTENGTIFGGDELMNLGFYLPQQTEDFSSWMYRFTRID, from the coding sequence ATGACCAATTTAATTTTTTTCGATGCCGAACAACAAGTATTTCATTTGAAGAACCAGCAAATCAGCTACCTTTTAGCTGTAGAAGATTTTGGGTTAGTTAGTCACCTCTATTTTGGAAAACAAGTGGACAGTTATCACGGTCAAAGAAAATATCCTCGGGTTGACCGTGGTTTTTCTGGAAACTTAGCAGGTGTTGAAGATCGTCGCTATTCTCAAGATACTTTGTTGAGAGAATACAGTATGGCTGGCGAAGGTGATTATCGAATCCCTGCCGCTAAAATTATGCAGGCAGACGGTAGTTACGCTTTAAACTTTAAATTTACTGGTTTTGAGATGTTTCCTGGTAAACCAAAACTAGTTGGCTTACCTTCTGCTTATGTTGAGGATGATATTGAGGCCGAAACATTAGTTATCACTTCCATCGATGAAATCAGTAAGCTAGAATTAGCGACTTTTTATACAATTTATCGGGACCGCCCAGTAATCGCTCGTTCGACCCAAGTGAGAAATTTAAGTACACAGAATAGTAAAATTCATAAATTAGCTTCGATGCAAGTAGATTTTCCTGATGAAGCATTCTCTGTTATCTCTTTGCCAGGAGCCCATAATCAAGAACGTCAAGTGCAAAAAGAAGCAATTGGTTACGGAATTAAAAAGTTCAGTAGCCGGCGCGGCTCAACAAGTCATCAAATGAACAATTTTATTGCATTGGAAAAAGGTACCGCTGACGAGTTTCAAGGTGAGGTTTTTGGTTTCAACTTAGTTTATTCTGGAAATCATGCATTTGAAATCGAAAAGGATCAAATCGGGCAGATTCGTTTAGTTGCTGGAATCAATGAAGAGGATTTTTCTTGGGAACTTTTATCTGGTGAAACTTTCCAAAGTCCTGAAGTTTTAATGGTTTACTCGGATCAAGGGTTGAATAAAATGAGCCAAACCTATCATGATTTATTAACGAACCGCGTAGCTCGCGGTAACTATCGAAACAAAGAACGAGATATTTTAATCAATAACTGGGAAGCGACATATTTTGACTTTACTGAAGAAAAACTTAGGCCCCTTGTTGACACTGCAGCAGAAGTCGGTATCGAAATGTTTGTGCTGGATGACGGATGGTTTGGTGAACGGGACAGCGATACTAACTCATTAGGAGATTGGTTTGCAGATAAACGTAAATTCCCTAACGGATTAAATCACTTTGCTGATTATGTTCATCAGAAAGGCTTAAAATTTGGTCTGTGGATGGAACCGGAAATGATTTCGATTGACTCTAACTTATATCGCGAACATCCCGATTTTTTAATGAGCTATCCTGAACGGATACCAGCACCTAGTCGTAGTCAACATCTTTTAGATTTAGGACGCAAAGAAGTACGAGAAAATATTCTAACTCAATTATCCGCAATTTTTGATGAAGGATATGTAGATTATGTGAAATGGGACATGAATCGCAGCTTATCTGAGGTTTTCTCACGTCAATTAACTTCTGATAATCAAGGGGAGACTCTTCACCGTTATATCTTAGGTTTATATGAACTATTAGAAACATTGATCACGAAATATCCAGCTATTTTATGGGAAGGCTGTTCTGGCGGCGGCGGACGTTTTGATAGCGGCATTTTACATTATATGCCGCAATCTTGGACAAGTGATGATACTGACGCAGTAGAACGTTTAAAGATACAATACGGTACCTCGCTTGTATATCCACCTTCTTCCTTTACTTCTCATGTGTCAGCAATCCCAAATCATCAAACTGGACGTAATATCTCGTTAAATACGCGAGGAAATACCGCAATGAGTTCAGTCTTTGGCTATGAGTTAGATTTAACAACTTTCACAGCAGAAGAAAAACAAGCAGTCGCTAAGCAAGTGGCTCTTTATAAAGACATTCGTAAGGTAGTGCAATTTGGCAAATTTACTCGTTTGAAAAATCCTTTTATTAGCAATGAATGTGCATGGCAATTTATTTCCCAAGAGCAGACTGAGGTTTTAGTTTTTGCTTTTAAAATCTTAACCCAAGGTCAGGAGCCATTCAGCTTATTAAAATTAACTGATTTGGATCCCACTAAGCATTACAAAACAGAGAATGGTACTATTTTTGGTGGTGATGAATTAATGAACCTTGGCTTTTATTTACCACAACAAACCGAAGATTTTTCTTCATGGATGTATCGCTTTACGCGTATTGATTGA
- a CDS encoding extracellular solute-binding protein: MKLFKNKWLLVTGLVFVTFSLIACDNSKTGTSDKVTIEYFNQKKEMSQVIQEIAKDFEAENPKIHVEVIDVPNAGEVIKTRVLAGDVPDVINLYPQSIELQEWAKAGYLEDLTNEPYLENIKNNYAQRFAVNDKVYSIPLTANVYGFYYNKTAFDKMNLTAPKTWSEFQKLTTDIEKQGKVPFAIAGTEGWTLNGYHQLALATVAGGGTEANDIWRFSKINGISADDPNMQGDFNRLDLLRKSGAMQKNWQGASYNDTVVTFTKGDALIMPNGSWAMPMINSQNPDFEVATFPFPADKADKSLTIGAGDLALSISATSDHKKEARQFIEYMSTPKAMQKYYDADGSPCAVKGVIEHNADSPLNGLTNLAFTDRHLVWLAKDWNSENDFYTLTINYLHNGNKKVMVDALNAFFNPMKADGK; encoded by the coding sequence ATGAAGCTATTCAAAAATAAATGGCTGCTGGTAACTGGGCTAGTCTTTGTAACATTTAGCCTAATCGCTTGTGATAATTCTAAAACGGGTACTAGCGACAAAGTCACCATCGAATATTTTAACCAGAAAAAAGAAATGTCCCAAGTTATTCAAGAAATTGCAAAAGATTTTGAAGCAGAGAACCCAAAAATTCATGTTGAAGTCATTGATGTCCCTAATGCTGGTGAAGTCATCAAAACTCGCGTGCTAGCAGGCGATGTCCCTGATGTGATCAACCTCTATCCTCAAAGTATCGAGCTGCAGGAATGGGCTAAAGCTGGCTATCTGGAAGATCTGACTAATGAGCCTTATCTAGAAAATATCAAAAATAATTATGCCCAACGCTTTGCTGTTAACGATAAAGTCTACAGTATTCCTTTAACTGCTAATGTTTATGGTTTTTATTACAATAAAACGGCTTTTGATAAAATGAACTTAACTGCTCCAAAAACGTGGTCAGAATTCCAAAAATTAACTACTGATATCGAAAAACAAGGAAAAGTCCCTTTTGCAATTGCAGGTACAGAAGGGTGGACCTTAAACGGTTATCACCAATTAGCGTTAGCTACAGTTGCTGGTGGCGGAACAGAAGCCAATGATATCTGGCGCTTTTCAAAAATTAATGGTATTTCCGCGGATGATCCCAATATGCAAGGAGATTTCAATCGACTGGATTTATTAAGAAAATCAGGTGCCATGCAAAAAAACTGGCAAGGTGCTAGCTACAACGACACTGTTGTAACGTTTACTAAAGGTGATGCTTTGATCATGCCTAACGGATCATGGGCAATGCCCATGATCAATTCACAAAATCCTGACTTTGAAGTAGCGACTTTTCCATTTCCAGCTGATAAGGCTGACAAAAGCTTAACAATCGGTGCTGGTGATTTAGCCTTGTCAATTTCAGCAACTTCTGATCATAAAAAAGAAGCGCGACAATTTATCGAATACATGTCCACGCCAAAAGCAATGCAAAAATATTATGATGCAGATGGTTCTCCTTGTGCTGTAAAAGGTGTTATTGAACATAATGCTGATTCCCCATTGAACGGTTTAACAAATTTAGCCTTTACTGATCGTCATTTAGTTTGGTTGGCAAAAGACTGGAACAGTGAAAATGATTTCTATACCTTAACAATAAATTATTTGCACAATGGCAACAAAAAAGTAATGGTTGATGCACTAAATGCTTTTTTCAATCCAATGAAAGCAGATGGAAAGTAG
- a CDS encoding GNAT family N-acetyltransferase: MFKFKKYKSADSKIYKNSLALRNNLLRIPIQKSIYDENLDLEKENDFYGVFKDEELIGTLSFFEKEPFVAQLTAFAVNKKFQRLGLGKRLVEFLLTDLKSRGYDKICVNARTNAKIFYQKCGFIIVEGPIVNAELGVEDYRMELLI, encoded by the coding sequence ATGTTTAAGTTTAAAAAGTATAAAAGTGCAGATTCAAAAATTTATAAAAATTCTTTGGCGTTGCGAAATAATCTACTTAGGATACCGATTCAGAAATCCATTTATGATGAAAATTTAGACTTGGAAAAAGAAAATGATTTTTATGGAGTCTTTAAAGATGAGGAATTAATTGGTACACTTAGTTTTTTCGAGAAAGAACCTTTTGTTGCGCAGTTGACAGCATTTGCAGTAAACAAAAAATTTCAGAGATTAGGACTTGGAAAACGATTAGTAGAGTTTTTGTTAACAGATTTAAAAAGTCGAGGATATGACAAAATTTGTGTGAATGCTCGAACGAATGCAAAAATATTTTATCAAAAATGCGGTTTTATTATCGTTGAAGGACCGATAGTGAATGCAGAATTAGGTGTTGAAGATTACAGAATGGAGTTGTTAATATAG